In Rhodovulum sulfidophilum DSM 1374, the following are encoded in one genomic region:
- a CDS encoding FAD-binding oxidoreductase gives MDPIPYLTDLLGPAHVLTGEDTRRHAHDWTGKYKGTPRALLRPADRDQLAAIVTYAARHRLPVVPVAGNTGLAGGAYCDGALMVSVERLNRIREINPRARSATVEAGVILSQLHDAAEAQDLVFPLSFGARGSAMIGGVLSTNAGGSNVVRYGSTRGLCLGLEAVLPDGRVMDVMSPLHKDNTGLDLKDLMIGAEGTLGIVTAAVLRLFPRPRAYATAMVAVSDLDAALDLLNRLQEATGGAVEAFEYMPDDYMRQLFRLRPEMRPPFDRAYPISIMVEIGATAPRDATPGPDGRLPVVQLLEDTLGEGFERGEVLDAVIAQNETQREEIWARREISAEICFSAAHVVDNDIALPLDRVGTFLERMTARLPQIDPAAESITVGHLGDGNLHYTVWASSGSADLKETIREAVEDEVAALDGSFSAEHGIGLSKLSTMARRKNPVALDAMRRIKAALDPEGIMNPGKLVPPAD, from the coding sequence TTGGACCCGATCCCCTATCTCACCGACCTTCTCGGCCCCGCCCATGTGCTGACCGGAGAAGACACCAGACGTCATGCCCATGACTGGACCGGCAAATACAAGGGCACGCCGCGCGCGCTGCTGCGGCCGGCCGACCGCGACCAGCTTGCCGCCATCGTGACCTATGCCGCCCGCCACCGGCTGCCGGTGGTGCCGGTCGCGGGCAATACCGGGCTTGCGGGCGGCGCCTATTGCGACGGCGCGCTGATGGTCTCGGTCGAACGGCTGAACCGCATCCGCGAGATCAACCCGCGTGCCCGCAGCGCGACCGTCGAGGCGGGTGTGATCCTGTCGCAGCTCCATGACGCGGCCGAGGCGCAGGATCTGGTCTTTCCGCTGAGTTTCGGCGCCCGTGGCTCGGCGATGATCGGCGGCGTGCTCTCGACCAATGCCGGCGGCTCGAACGTGGTCCGCTATGGCAGCACGCGCGGGCTCTGCCTCGGGCTCGAGGCGGTGCTGCCCGACGGCCGGGTGATGGATGTCATGAGCCCGCTGCACAAGGACAATACCGGGCTCGACCTCAAGGACCTGATGATCGGCGCCGAGGGCACGCTGGGGATCGTCACCGCCGCGGTGCTGAGGCTGTTCCCGCGCCCCCGGGCCTATGCCACCGCCATGGTCGCCGTCAGCGATCTCGATGCCGCGCTCGATCTGCTGAACCGGCTGCAGGAGGCCACGGGCGGCGCCGTCGAGGCGTTCGAATACATGCCCGACGACTACATGCGCCAGCTGTTCCGGCTGCGTCCCGAGATGCGGCCGCCCTTCGACCGCGCCTATCCGATCAGCATCATGGTCGAGATCGGCGCGACCGCGCCGCGCGACGCGACGCCCGGGCCGGATGGCAGGCTGCCGGTGGTGCAGTTGCTGGAAGACACGCTGGGCGAAGGCTTCGAGCGGGGCGAGGTGCTGGATGCCGTCATCGCCCAGAACGAGACCCAGCGCGAGGAAATCTGGGCCCGGCGCGAGATCTCGGCCGAGATCTGCTTTTCCGCCGCCCATGTGGTCGACAATGACATCGCACTGCCGCTCGACCGGGTCGGCACCTTCCTCGAACGGATGACCGCGCGGCTGCCGCAGATCGATCCGGCCGCCGAAAGCATCACCGTCGGCCATCTGGGCGATGGCAACCTGCATTACACGGTCTGGGCCAGTTCCGGCAGCGCCGATCTGAAGGAAACGATCCGCGAGGCGGTCGAGGACGAGGTCGCGGCCCTCGATGGCAGCTTCTCGGCCGAACACGGGATCGGGCTGTCCAAGCTCTCGACCATGGCCCGGCGCAAGAACCCGGTCGCGCTGGACGCGATGCGCCGGATCAAGGCCGCGCTCGACCCCGAGGGCATCATGAACCCCGGCAAGCTGGTCCCGCCCGCCGACTGA
- a CDS encoding ABC transporter ATP-binding protein, with product MADPILSLSEVTLTLAGNAGPVEILHGISLDVRPGETLGLVGPSGSGKSSLLMLMGGLERASAGRVTALGRDLTAMNEDQLARFRREHMGVVFQSFHLIPTMTALENVATPLELAGHRDAFERARDELCAVGLGARIDHYPSQMSGGEQQRVALARAAAPRPHLLLADEPTGNLDGSNGAAIMELLFGLRDRHGATLVLVTHAADLAARCDRVIELADGRISGDAARRAAE from the coding sequence ATGGCAGACCCGATCCTTTCGCTCAGCGAGGTGACGCTGACGCTTGCCGGCAATGCCGGTCCGGTCGAGATCCTGCATGGCATCTCGCTTGACGTGAGGCCGGGCGAGACCCTGGGGCTGGTCGGTCCGTCTGGATCGGGCAAGTCGTCTCTCCTCATGCTCATGGGCGGGCTCGAACGGGCAAGCGCGGGCCGGGTGACGGCGCTGGGCCGCGATCTTACGGCGATGAACGAGGACCAGCTCGCCCGGTTCCGCAGGGAACATATGGGCGTGGTGTTCCAGTCTTTCCACCTGATCCCGACCATGACCGCGCTGGAAAACGTGGCGACGCCGCTGGAGCTTGCCGGTCATCGCGACGCCTTCGAGCGCGCCCGTGACGAATTGTGCGCGGTCGGGCTCGGCGCCCGGATCGACCATTATCCCAGCCAGATGTCGGGCGGCGAACAGCAGCGCGTGGCCCTGGCCCGCGCCGCCGCCCCGCGGCCTCATCTGCTTCTGGCCGACGAGCCGACCGGCAATCTCGACGGCAGCAATGGCGCGGCGATCATGGAGCTTCTGTTCGGGCTGCGCGACCGCCATGGCGCGACGCTGGTGCTGGTGACCCATGCCGCCGATCTGGCCGCGCGCTGCGACCGGGTGATCGAGCTGGCCGACGGCCGGATCTCGGGCGATGCCGCGCGGAGGGCGGCGGAATGA
- a CDS encoding arylesterase: protein MALVLCAAAGTARAGVTLAALGDSLTQGYGLPQEEGFVPQLEAWLKAQGAEVTVLNAGVSGDTTAGGLSRIGWTLTPEVDGLIVALGGNDLLRGIDPAASRANLDAILTQADASDVPVLLVGLDAPGNYGPEFKAAFDAMYPELAKAHDALYFPNFLKGLTDLPDRGAAMARYMQDDGIHPSAAGVTLIVEAMGPSMLELVDRAGAKGH, encoded by the coding sequence CTGGCGCTTGTGCTCTGCGCCGCCGCCGGAACCGCCCGGGCCGGGGTCACCCTTGCCGCCCTCGGCGACAGCCTGACCCAGGGCTATGGCCTGCCGCAGGAAGAGGGCTTCGTGCCTCAGCTGGAGGCCTGGCTGAAAGCGCAGGGCGCCGAGGTCACGGTTCTGAATGCCGGGGTGTCGGGCGATACCACGGCGGGCGGGCTGTCGCGGATCGGCTGGACGCTGACGCCCGAGGTCGACGGGCTGATCGTGGCGCTTGGCGGCAATGATCTGTTGCGCGGCATCGACCCGGCCGCCTCGCGGGCCAATCTCGACGCGATCCTGACACAGGCCGATGCCTCGGATGTGCCGGTCCTGCTGGTCGGGCTCGACGCGCCGGGCAATTACGGGCCCGAGTTCAAGGCCGCCTTCGACGCCATGTATCCCGAGCTCGCCAAGGCGCATGACGCGCTTTATTTCCCGAATTTCCTCAAGGGCCTGACCGATCTGCCCGACCGTGGCGCGGCGATGGCGCGCTACATGCAGGATGACGGCATCCACCCCTCGGCCGCAGGCGTGACCCTGATCGTCGAGGCGATGGGGCCGAGCATGCTCGAGTTGGTCGACCGCGCCGGGGCCAAAGGGCACTGA
- the hemC gene encoding hydroxymethylbilane synthase has product MAITLPSPASPLKIGTRGSPLALAQAYETRERLMKAFDLPEDAFEIVVINTIADRVLDRALKEIGGKGLFTKEIEDAMLAGKIDIAVHSTKDMAVEQPEGLVLDTFLPRENYRDAFISKSVTSLKDLAEGAVVGTSSLRRRSQLLNYRPDLKVVEFRGNVQTRLKKLEDGVAEATFLAMAGLNRLGMEDVAKSTIEPEEMLPAVAQGAIGIERRSDDAMAGHLLEALHDKATGEMMACERAFLDALDGSCETPIGGLALHEGGNLWLRGEILRPDGSERIAGEDRAPIGDGAEMGFALGKKLREEAGEGFFDWD; this is encoded by the coding sequence ATGGCTATCACACTTCCTTCCCCCGCTTCACCCCTCAAGATCGGCACGCGCGGCTCGCCGCTTGCGCTGGCTCAGGCTTATGAAACCCGCGAACGGCTGATGAAGGCCTTCGATCTGCCGGAGGATGCCTTCGAGATCGTGGTGATCAACACCATTGCCGACCGGGTGCTGGACCGGGCGCTGAAGGAGATCGGCGGCAAGGGTCTCTTCACCAAGGAGATCGAGGACGCCATGCTGGCGGGCAAGATCGACATCGCGGTCCACTCGACCAAGGACATGGCGGTCGAGCAGCCCGAGGGGCTGGTGCTGGACACTTTCCTGCCGCGCGAGAATTACCGCGATGCGTTCATCTCGAAATCGGTGACCTCGCTGAAGGACCTGGCCGAGGGCGCGGTCGTCGGGACCTCGTCGCTGCGGCGCCGCTCGCAGCTGCTGAACTATCGGCCCGACCTGAAGGTGGTGGAATTCCGCGGCAACGTGCAGACCCGGCTGAAGAAGCTGGAAGACGGCGTGGCCGAGGCGACCTTCCTTGCGATGGCCGGGCTGAACCGTCTGGGCATGGAAGATGTGGCGAAATCGACCATCGAACCCGAAGAGATGCTGCCCGCCGTCGCGCAGGGCGCCATCGGGATCGAACGGCGCAGCGACGACGCGATGGCCGGTCATTTGCTGGAGGCGCTGCATGACAAGGCGACGGGCGAGATGATGGCCTGCGAACGCGCCTTCCTCGACGCGCTGGACGGGTCGTGCGAGACGCCGATCGGCGGGCTGGCGCTGCATGAGGGCGGCAATCTGTGGCTGAGGGGCGAGATCCTGCGCCCCGACGGCTCCGAAAGGATCGCGGGCGAGGATCGCGCGCCGATCGGGGACGGGGCCGAGATGGGCTTCGCGCTCGGCAAGAAGCTGCGCGAAGAGGCGGGCGAGGGCTTCTTCGACTGGGACTGA
- a CDS encoding ABC transporter permease has translation MKLAVAARIARRELRGGLRGFYVFLACLALGVAAIAAVGSVRESIEAGLTREGAALLGGDAEMTLTYRFASDDERAWMEGVSDALSEVVDFRSMVAVRHDGETERGLTQVKAVDDAYPLYGQVVLDPPMPLDRAIAGNGAVMERVLADRLGLEPGDSFRLGTADYTLSAVLLREPDGAGAGFGLGPRLILRKAALEPSGLLAPGTLYEVKYRLKLPPGHDIAALERAAESRFADRGVRWRDARNGAPGMTRFVDRMASFLVLVGLAGLAVGGVGVSAAVRAYIDGKTEVVAILKTLGAEGSTILAVYLMQIGALAGLGIAIGLGLGALLPLAAGPFLAAQLPVPAEFTVHAGPLAEAALYGVLTALLFTLWPLARTEEMRAAALFRDASGRVRAWPRLRYVAATLGLAAALIGTAAWFSGVPKLAFWAAAGILGALGLLVLAAAALRRIARAAARARVLRGRTALRLALGAVGGPGGETASVVLSLGLGLSILAAIGQIDSNLRGAIQQELPERAPSYFVVDIQPGQLEGFLARLGRDPGVSRVETAPMLRGVLTRINGRPAREVAGDHWVVRGDRGVTYADRPPENTVVTDGLWWPSGYDGPPQVSFAREEAGEIGLKLGDEITVNILGRDITATVTSFREVDFSTAGIGFVMTMDPAAVQGAPHTHIATIYAEPSAEAAILRDLASAYPNITAIRIKDALDRVAEVLSGLAAAIAYGASATLVTGVIVLIGAAAAGQRARVFEAAVLKTVGAVRGQILAYFALRSAMLGAAAGTVAILAGGVAGWAVMRFVMEGEYRFEPVSALAIVLGGALATLLAGLAFAWRPLAARPARVLRARE, from the coding sequence ATGAAGCTTGCGGTCGCGGCCCGGATCGCCCGGCGCGAGCTGCGCGGCGGGCTGCGCGGTTTCTACGTCTTTCTCGCCTGTCTCGCGCTGGGCGTCGCGGCCATCGCCGCGGTGGGCTCGGTCCGCGAAAGCATCGAGGCCGGGCTGACCCGCGAGGGCGCGGCGCTTCTGGGCGGCGATGCCGAGATGACGCTGACCTACCGCTTTGCCTCGGACGACGAGCGCGCCTGGATGGAGGGCGTGTCGGACGCGCTGTCGGAGGTGGTCGATTTCCGCTCGATGGTGGCGGTGAGGCATGATGGCGAGACCGAGCGCGGGCTGACCCAGGTCAAGGCGGTTGACGATGCCTATCCGCTTTACGGGCAGGTCGTGCTCGACCCGCCGATGCCGCTGGATCGGGCCATCGCCGGCAATGGCGCGGTGATGGAGCGGGTTCTGGCCGACCGGCTGGGGCTTGAACCGGGCGACAGCTTCCGGCTGGGCACCGCCGATTACACGCTGTCCGCTGTCCTGCTGCGCGAGCCCGACGGGGCAGGGGCGGGCTTCGGGCTGGGGCCGCGGCTGATCCTGCGGAAGGCCGCGCTCGAACCCTCGGGGCTGCTGGCGCCGGGCACGCTTTACGAGGTCAAGTACCGGCTGAAGCTGCCGCCCGGCCATGACATCGCCGCGCTCGAGCGCGCGGCCGAAAGCCGCTTTGCCGACCGCGGCGTGCGCTGGCGCGATGCCCGGAACGGTGCGCCCGGCATGACCCGCTTCGTCGACCGCATGGCCTCGTTCCTCGTCCTGGTCGGGCTGGCCGGTCTGGCGGTGGGTGGTGTCGGCGTCTCGGCGGCGGTGCGTGCCTATATCGACGGCAAGACCGAGGTGGTGGCGATCCTGAAGACGCTGGGTGCCGAGGGCAGCACGATCCTCGCGGTCTATCTCATGCAGATCGGGGCGCTGGCCGGCCTTGGCATCGCCATCGGGCTTGGACTGGGGGCTTTGCTGCCGCTGGCGGCCGGACCCTTCCTTGCGGCGCAGCTGCCGGTTCCGGCCGAGTTCACGGTCCATGCCGGGCCGCTGGCCGAGGCCGCGCTTTACGGCGTGCTGACCGCGCTTCTGTTCACGCTCTGGCCGCTGGCCCGGACCGAGGAGATGCGCGCGGCCGCCCTGTTCCGCGATGCCTCTGGCCGGGTCCGGGCCTGGCCGCGGCTGCGCTATGTCGCGGCAACCCTGGGGCTGGCCGCCGCGCTTATCGGGACCGCGGCCTGGTTCTCGGGCGTGCCCAAGCTGGCCTTCTGGGCGGCGGCGGGCATTCTCGGCGCGCTGGGACTTCTGGTGCTGGCGGCGGCGGCGCTGCGCCGGATCGCGCGCGCAGCCGCCCGGGCGCGGGTCCTGCGCGGGCGCACCGCGCTTCGGCTGGCGCTGGGCGCGGTCGGCGGGCCGGGGGGCGAGACCGCCTCGGTAGTGCTGTCGCTGGGGCTCGGGCTGTCGATCCTTGCCGCCATCGGCCAGATCGATTCGAACCTCCGGGGCGCGATCCAGCAGGAGCTTCCCGAACGTGCGCCCTCCTATTTCGTGGTCGATATCCAGCCCGGCCAGCTCGAGGGCTTCCTGGCCCGGCTCGGGCGCGATCCGGGCGTGAGCCGGGTCGAGACCGCGCCGATGCTGCGCGGCGTGCTGACCCGGATCAACGGCCGTCCGGCGCGCGAGGTGGCTGGCGATCACTGGGTGGTGCGCGGCGACCGGGGCGTGACCTATGCCGACCGGCCGCCGGAAAACACCGTCGTCACCGACGGGCTTTGGTGGCCGTCCGGCTATGACGGGCCGCCGCAGGTCAGCTTTGCCCGCGAGGAGGCCGGCGAAATCGGGCTGAAGCTTGGCGACGAGATCACCGTCAACATCCTCGGTCGCGACATCACCGCCACGGTGACGAGCTTTCGCGAGGTCGATTTCTCGACCGCGGGCATCGGTTTCGTGATGACGATGGACCCGGCCGCCGTGCAGGGGGCGCCGCATACCCATATCGCCACGATCTATGCCGAGCCCTCGGCCGAGGCGGCGATCCTGCGCGATCTGGCCTCGGCCTATCCCAACATCACCGCGATCCGGATCAAGGATGCGCTCGACCGGGTGGCCGAGGTGCTGTCGGGCCTTGCCGCCGCCATCGCCTATGGCGCCTCGGCGACGCTGGTGACCGGGGTGATCGTGCTGATCGGCGCTGCCGCGGCCGGTCAGCGGGCGCGGGTCTTCGAGGCGGCGGTGCTGAAGACGGTGGGCGCGGTGCGGGGCCAGATCCTGGCCTATTTCGCGCTGCGTTCGGCGATGCTGGGGGCGGCGGCCGGGACGGTCGCGATCCTCGCGGGCGGGGTTGCGGGCTGGGCGGTGATGCGCTTCGTGATGGAGGGCGAGTACCGCTTCGAGCCGGTCTCGGCGCTGGCCATCGTGCTGGGCGGGGCGCTGGCGACGCTGCTGGCCGGGCTGGCCTTCGCCTGGCGGCCGCTG